One Podospora pseudopauciseta strain CBS 411.78 chromosome 4, whole genome shotgun sequence genomic window, GCAATCCATGTACCTCATGGCTATGTCTTCGGCGAATCTGTTCCAGGGCCACAGCCTTTGCAGCATACCACAGGGCATGGCCGCGGTTTGTTTCAAAACGGTACTGAGCTCCCACCGCAAGGACGGCCAACAAGAGCTCGGGTGCCAAATCTATGGGTGCCAGGCTTGGTAAATGGAGAAAAGGTAGGTGTTCGTGGAACCCACTGATGTATCCGTCGAGAAACCTGTTGAGAGTATGTCGAGATGGAAACACAAAGTCGTTGGGAAGCACCGACGAAAACTCATCCAGCCTGTTTTTGACGGCGATATGATTCGCTCCGGCAATTCTCCAGTTGGGAGCCTGCATCCCATCTTCATGCATCCTTGAACCGTCATTTGGATCTCGGGCATCAGGCTGCAGTGACGGGAATCGAGACGGGAAGGCAGAAGCAGGCTTCGACGGCCCACGCATGTCGCCCCCTAGACGAGACCACGATCCGAAACCTTGATCCATTTCGAGCCCTGGTGGGAGGAAATGCTGCGTCCCATAATCATCCAAAAACAAATTGTAATCCTCAAAAGGGGCCGGCTGGGTCTGGTATACACCAGACATGACACCCGGGTCCTGCTCCCGAACACGATCCCCGTAAGGGTTACTGTCGTGATACGTTTTCACCGGAGCaagcggcggcggaggcggctgGTGGTCCGAGATGCCGGACATCATGGATGGCTGCATGTTGCTGACTTCGCCGGCCGAAGCAAGATGCGTAGCTGCGTCAGATAAGAGGTCAAGATTGCAGGCTGGCGCCCGCGCTGACATGCGCGGGTCAGGGGCGATCGGCGAGACAACGGTAGGCTGCAAGACTTCCTGTCGATACATTTgatgcggtggtggttgcggttgctgctgctgctgctgctgctgctgcggttgcGGTTGCATACCGAGCATCTTGACATCACCATGGTCATCAACAGGTCCTATGCCAGCGCCCGCCGTCGAGGGCTTCCGCGGTCTGTGGCCACCGCCATCTCTGTTGCTAGCCGCCTCGTTGGAATGGACAAGCTTATGGTGACGGGAGAGCAAATCTCTGATGTCCATGTCAGTATGCTATGCTTTCTCGAAGACGGGAGGCAGGTCGGTGCGCGCCGACGGGGCAGACACGATGCGGTGATGTTGAGACTGGGAGGTGACCTGAAGGGCATAGGGCATGGAGCATGGAGCATGGAGCATGGAGCATGGGGCATGGGGCATGGGGCATGGGGCACGGGGGTGCTGAGGGGGGTAGTGTGAACCCACGTCCCACGCGCGCCAAACGCATGCAGTTGCGGCAACAGAAGCATACGAGCGAGGTCACCAGGACAGCGGCCCAGCAGAAGCTACCAAGCAGCCAAACTGAGGGGTCCTGAATAGTGGGATAAAAGATAGTGAGCAGCTTACCGTCGTCCAAAGTGCTTTCCACACCTAGGCCACTCGCAGGAAAAGGGCTTTTCCTTGGTGTGAGTCCTTTCGTGCCTCTGAACATGTTCCACGCGCCTAATACAGAAGGTAACGTAAGTCAATATGCGACACTTGTTAGGTCCCAGGTAGAGCGGTACCGACCTGAAGCATTTGCTACAGTACTTGCACGGCAGCGTCTTGGGCTTCTGCTGCCGGGTTTCCCCATTCTCGTCGGCAGTGGCTGGGGCGGGAGTCTCGATGGATTGTAGGGGGCGCATGGCGTGAAGGTACAGACAGCTTGTACTGTATACAGCAGGcccggtggagagggaggagaaagCCACAAAGGCTGGAGAgtgtgggggaggggggaagggggaagaagaggggggcggtgggaagggggagctGGGACCAAATAATTAGACGGCGAGGTTTGCGGGGTGCCGGTGCCGTGTCTGTGTCGGCGTGAGGGGAGGGACAGGAATGTGTTGGCCGGATCTGGATCTGGATCTGGATCTGGATCAAGCAGCACAAGACATGCTTGGTCCTGTTGCttgtgtgttgtgtggtgTCGGTAGGATATCAGCCAGATGCTCTCCCCTGAATCGTGACTggttgcttgcttgctggctGGACGTCACCCCTCTCTGATCCCTGAGAAATAACCACGCTTCAATCTTCAAAGATAAAGCAGGCCTTGGAGCAGCCCGACGTCAGATGACGACAAGGAAACAGTTCCGCAGAGATTGCGGGGGTGGGCGAGAAGTCGAACTGGGAACTGAGACGGTGTGCGGGAGCGGTGGGCCTGACTCGCTCGTGGGTGTACcgtttctcctcctcctgtgGCGCAATCCTGGATTGGATAAAGGTGAATGTCAAGATTGCTGTAGCTgcttggagggtttggatggatggatggatggatggatgggtaaGGTCTCCTGAGTGAGATGGAGAGACGTGGAGAGAGACACAGAAGCGGAGAAAAAAGACACAAACAACGATGGAAGATCAGGTCCAGGCACACAAGCAACAAGCGAGGCAGGGGAGCGGGAGAGGTGCGTTTCCAGCGCCAACAAAACGCGGAGGCGGGGAAAAAGAGGGACTTCGGTAGTCGGAAGAAACGGAGTGTGGGGAGGAGCTGCAAAGAGAAGCCGCAAAGAGGagaacggcggcggcgcgaCCAGCTTCCCTTTTCTGGGCTCCAACCGTCTGTGACAGAGATGGCCTACACTAGGTGGGTATGTCAAAGCAGCATCTGATGGGAATTGACAGTAAATGACATGGCATGATTTCAGCTATAGCTAGCCAGCTCAATGCTTATCCACAGATAGATACAGCCACCTAACAGCTACAGATAGCATCAGTACCTAGGTAGCTGATTGCTCAGGATGACGGCACCTTCAGGCCAGCTGGAAGTTGTTTTGCGGAACTCAAAAGAGAAATCTGGGGAAATGTGGGTGTTTGGTGCACAGAGTGGTCTGTGCTCTCTCTCATCTCCGCATTCAACAGCTGCCAAGATTTCTGACCCGCTGTAGCCCCGCGAcgccatctcatctcatcttctCACCCaatccaccccccaaaaaattGTTCTCGAACACAGCTGAGGGGATCTATTGAGGATAGCACACCGGTATTCCCATCGTTCTTATTTGTCGATACTCTTTGTATCCTTGCTTTTCAGTCTCTTTTCTGTCGCGTCTCCCAGGGCTCAGACCTCCTTCTCTCTGGACTCGAACTCTGCATTATGCCTACGTCAATCTTTCCCAACGAACCGCTGCCCTGTTCCCCGTCTTGTCGATGAAAGCAAGCTTTGCCTGGTCATCTTGCAGCGAACCACCCGCAACAAAGCGCATCATAACAGTCCCATTGACGGTACCATCGACGGGGGAAAGAGCCGAGCTCTGTGGGTGTTACACTAGAAAGCGGGGTGCATCTCAACCAAAGCACCAAACATCTGAAAGCCACGGAACCGAGGAACCGCTTTCCAACCTCCTGCTGGTCAGTTTTCGGAGCTCAAACTTTACCAGTCTTGTCCGGGGTCGTGGGGATGTCTAAGTCAGGATTGTAGATCCAGCGGAGCTGCTAAACGACAGAGACATACCAAGGTATGGCGAACTATCTCGAACACGAGAATCACCAAGTCTACTTTCACATGATATCCCAAGATCCCCAAACAAATCTCTCTCGGAGGATCCCAACGTTCACAAACGCGGAGTACCTTGGTCTCGACGTCagcaggtgttggaggtgtgGAGGCGGGCGCCACTTTGGGGAAAACGCTTGGAGAATTCAACCCCCCTGTTCGCTCCGGATTATTAGTGCGGGGCCCCGCTCGCAAAATGCGGAGAAACGGGAGAGAAACTTGGACGTGCCTGGCCTGGCGGGATGAAGCCCTCATCAACTTTACCGCCCTTCGCCCTTCACGTCTGATTGTGGTGCGGAACATGAAATACCGTCGCTCATCTCGTCACTGGCCTCTCCTTGCTAACAACGAAAAAAATCCTTTCTTCCGACCCTGCAAACTCCTGGACATTATGATATGGCCGGTTGCCCGTCCCAGACCTTGACCGCGCCGAACAGCTGGAGCAGCCAGGGGCGGCAGGTTCAAGAGGTTCAGATCAGCAAGACGCATGTGAGTATAGATACCTGGACAGACTACGTACTGGACTATCTTGACGGCGGCAACAAAAGTGTACGCGGCGTGTGTGGGTTGGAGAAGCATGGGGAATCTGCACCGATAGTAACACCTCGCCTACACCCGACGTCTTCCCCAGGTATTGAGCCTACTATCGCATCTAATATGTCGCCTGCGTCTTTGAAAATAGGCAAAATGCACTGCGTCTGGAGGCCCAAGACTGTCtgcctgccgccgccggtcgTGAGCCGAATATCGCCACGTGGATGATAGCTTCCTGGCCTCACTGGTGGTGTATCCATGACAAAACAGCTCCTTCTCAGAGCGTGTGACACCTGTGAGAACACAGACCTCCTCTTTCCCCCACGGCTTGCTCGGCATCCAGGGCCTGAGGGGGTGCTCGTCGACCATAGGTTGATGCCAAAGCTCAtgggtggagagagagagagagagagagagagagagggggggggggggagcaCGCTAACTACCGACCTATGCAATGGAGTCAACATCACGCACAACACCATCACGCACAACACCATCTCGGGACGGCCTGACCAcattccccctcttcccataGATGAGATAATGCATACCTCTCGGTGTTTACTTCCGTCACGCGGCAAGCCTGATCTGGGGATGCGATTAGGGTTATCCGCAGCTGGACTCGTCATATGTCGTTGGCTACTCAGGATTTCAACAAGCCCAACATGGCTATTCAGCACCCACGGCCTGTTGCTCGGTTCGTTTGGATTATCAAGAGACATTAGTCCTGCAATGACCAGGGGTTTGCAAGTATTTCTGGTTAAGACAGCTGGATGATCTccggacgaggaggggagaaggcTTCGGCCGATAACCTCATCGGCCATGAGCATTTGGCTAAGCAAGAAAGAGCCATGTGAAAATGTTGCAGAGCCTCGGATCGAAATGTGAGCCTCAGGctgaaaaataaaaataaaaaaaatacgCCGACGACGGTCCGTAACAGTGAGGGATGACAAAGCTGCTGGACCTATTCCCACCGCGAACCTGAGATTTCCTGTCTCAGGAGATCATCGAGGTCATTTGGGCATCTACACCTCCTACTCTGCAGGAATCTTTTTGCAGCAAAAGCTGACAGGTAGTGGTCATTTGGTGTAACACTCCCAAGTAACTTTACCTACACATCGTGCTACCTTACTAACTTGGTAAGCTACCTGGACAGGTCAGACGTAACCAGAACAGCACTCCTTAGCTCTCGAGAAGGGGTTTTTGATCGACTCCCCACATGTCTGTTCAGGTCACCCGGGGCCTTCTGGCTGGTAGTATCCGGCCTTATTTCTTGCATTCACCTTCGTCTCTAGCTGGGAAGTTCGGCCGGCCGAGCGAATCAAATGCTGCGGCCCGGACCAGGGGTTGTAGTTGACCCCTTCATCTAGTTGAACGTCTCCCATCATATCCATTTCTTAACCCCAGACCATTCGCTTCTTTCCGCATTTTGCCGCGCCTTGTCTTGGGAAGTCCCGAGGAGACTGCATCTGGATTGATACGGACCAACATCACAGGATGCCTTTGAGCTCGCTCACCTGCCGTTATTCCCAACACCCTCAGCCGTGAGGCATGCCGTACTCGAGTGAGCTATCGCTTTTTACCTCTGTTTCTTTCATGAAGAAACATGGAAACATGCTCAGCAATCGAAAATGGCTTGTTCACGCGGGAGTATCGATTATGTACTCGGGTAATGCGGGCGGAGCAACCGACGACGGGCCGGATCATGGCCAGGAATTCCGTCCAATGATTTGACTTCGTTCATGCTCCCTTCGATGGAACAAGTGCCAGTATCAAAGTTCCTCAGACATCAATCGCAAGACATAATCGGGGTTGAtggttgtttttgggatATACACCGGTATGGCGCCCGCGTACGTGTTCATTCGGGGTCGGGCGGTGGCCTGGCGGTAACCTCACATCTCAGTTGATGGCAGGACTGAAGCTTGGCTTGCCGGAGGTGATGGTTACATGAGACAGTCATCGAGGGGCACTCGGGAACAAACTACACGGAAAATCACAGACACATGTTGCTTTTGCCCGGAACCGTGTGGCATTGACTAGCGTCGTCACCATCCATCCATGGCTGAGGTGGCTGGCCCCGAGGGCTTTGGTATTGGAACACAACATCGTCactttctcctcttccccaccaTCTCAGAACCATGCACGTGTGcgttggtgttttgtttcaCGGGCTCAGCAAGGCCAGGTTGTTGTGTCTTGTCCCAGCTTCCCGGAATGCTGAAGGTATGATTACCCCTGAGACTGGCCAACCGCGGAATGACGAGAAACAAGGTTTCACTTTTGTCAACCACGGCACTCAGCCTCTGCGGACACATACAAAAGTCAGTCGGAAGTAAGGGCAGGACagacttttcttttccgcTTCTCCTCCACGCACCGGCGGACGATAGGTATTGTTGCTTGTCATGCGTTCCAGCTCGTTGTTGGTGGCTGTTGCCATTGCTGCTTCGGCGGTGCAGGCTTTTTGGCTTGGAGATATTCCTCGTGAGCTTCTCTTTATCTGTTCTGATCAGGTTGAGGACGGCTGCTAACGTTTGAGGCAGATCGAGGCATTGCGCCGTTTGCTCAGCCAAACTATCCAGTCTTCCGCAATGTGAGGGACTATGGCGCCAGGGGTAAGACATCTTGAAGTTGCCAGAAGAGACCGAAAGCTAATTCGTGTTGTTAACAATAGGTGATGGAATAACTGACGATACTGTTGCTATCAATGCTGCCATCAATGCTGGGAATCCTTGCAACAGGGGATGTGTATGTCGAACTGTTGCGGGCCTACGCTCCGAGGAAGCAATGCTAACACACAAGAAAGGCATCCACTACCACAACTCCTGCAATCGTTTACTTCCCGGCAGGCACTTACCTCATCTCTTCCTCGATCCTGCCAGCGTACTTCACCCATCTTGTCGGCGATGCTTCCGCTCCACCTACCCTCAAGGCCACGGCCAACTTCCAGGGGTTCGGGCTGATCGACGGCAACCCGTACTACACCGAGGTTCTCAACTGGAAGGCGGTCAATGTCTTCTTCCGCCAGGTCCGCAACTTTGTCATCGACACCACTGCCATCGCCCCGGGGAGGGCAGCAACAGGCATGCACTGGCCTACCTCTCAGGCGACCAGTCTGCAGAACATCGTGTTCAACATGCCATCCACGCCCGACGTCGTCCACGTTGGTCTGTTTATCGAGGAGGGTAGCGGAGGCATGATGGCCGATCTTACTTTCAACGGCGGCGCTACCGGTGCCAGCATGGGCAATCAGCAATACACGATGCGGAACATGAAATTCAACAATTGCAAGACGGCCATCATCCAGATCTGGAACTGGGGCTGGACATACCATGGGCTGTCTATAAACAACTGCGGTGTCGGTCTTGACCTTTCTGCCGGCGGTCCAAGCAACATCAACGTTGGTTCCGTCACCCTCTTTGACAGCACCTTCAGCAACACCCCGGTCGCCATCAAGACGGCCTGGACAccctccgccaaccccccaactGGGGGAAGTCTCGTCATCGAGAATATCCAACTTAACAACGTCGCCGTCGCAGTCCAAGGCCCAAGTGGGACCATGCTCGGCGGCACATCAGGCTCAACCACGATCCCAGCCTGGGCCCTAGGCCACCTCCTCGACCGCGGCACCAACGCCCCCCGTTTCTCGGGACcgatcaaccccaacccacgCCCTGCCTCCCTCCTGACCTCCGACGGGCGGTACTACGTCCGGTCCAAACCCCAATACGAATCCGTCCCCGCCTCGTCGTTCCTCTCGGTCCGCGCCTTTGGCGCCAGAGGCGACGCGGCAGCCGACGACACATCCGCTCTCCAAAACGCAATCAACACGGCCGTTGCCCAAAACAAGATCTTGCTTCTCGACCACGGCCTCTACCGCGTCACTTCCACCATCGTCATCCCCCCCTCTGCCAAGATCGTCGGGGAGGCCTACCCTGTTATTTTATCTTCTGGTGGTTACTTTAACGACATGAGCAACCCCCGGCCTGTTGTTCAGGTGGGGACGACGTCTGGTCAGCAGGGGTATGTCGAGCTGAGTGATTTCATCGTCGCCACGCAGAATGCGCAGGCTGGAGCGATTTGCATAGAGTATAACCTTGCCACCAATGGGGGCCAGCCGAGTGGCATGTGGGATGTGCACGTACGGATTGGGGGGTTTACGGGCACGCAGCAGCAGATTGGGCAGTGTTTGAAGAAGCCGGGGAATGGGAGTGTCGATCGGAACTGTGTTGTGGCGTTCATGGCGATGCATGTCACCAAGGGGGCGAAGGGTTTGTACATGGAGAATGTTTGGCTGTGGTGAGCACAcacctacccacccacctacctacccacctacctacctacctacctacctacctacctacctacctacctacctacctacctacctacctacctacctacctacctatcttgCTACCGTCAAGGGGCGATGAAATGCTGACTgagatggcgatgatgataGGACGGCGGATCACGATATCGATGAGCAGTTGAACACTCAGATTACGATTTATACTGGTCGTGGACTGCGTAAGGTCTCCTCATCTGTACGCTGTTGGATTGTGTGTTGCTGAAAACAAAAAGTAATCGaatccaccaccggccccctCTGGCTCTGGGGGACAGGCTCAGAACACCACGTCCTCTACCAATACCAgctcacctccacctcggaCATCTTCCTCGGCCAGATCCAGACCGAGTCGCCCTATTTCGCTCCCGTTCCCAACTCCCTTGTTCCGTTCCCGCCCGTGGCGAAGTACTCCGACCCCGACTACCGCGCTCAGTGTGTGGGGATCGCGGGGAACTGCCCGGCGGCGTGGGGAttgagggtgatgagcaGCAGGAATGTGTTGGTTTACGGGGCGGGGTTGTATTCTTTCTTTGATAATTACTCCACGGCTTGCAGCACGTTTGATGCGGGGCAGACGTGCCAGCAGAGGATCACGAGcgtggaggggagggcggagaaTGTGGCGGTTTATAACCTCAACACGATCgggacgagggagatggtgacgagggatggggggatggtggggggcAGTGGGTGGGCGGAGAACAGGAACACTTTTGCGAGTAATGTTGGGGTTTATAGGGCTTAGTTTGCATAGAGATCATGTAGGGGGGTTTAGGGGTCAAGGGTTGGTCAAGGGAGGTAGATTATCAACGCTGGagctgggggtgggaggtaagtttgatgttgatgctggggttggatggCATAAATTGGAATACATCATGCTGACTTTTCCCAACCCTGATTCTGCTTGTAGAACAAAAGTGccagaaacaaaaaacagTAAGCTGCGCGTATATCAAGCTGGGTATCCTGCTAAATCGCCAGCCGAAAAATATCCAGAACAGCAACCCAggcagcaaaaaaaaaaaatataaaaaaaattaaaaaaaattaaaaaaaaaatataaaaaaatattaaaaaaatataacaaaaaaataaataaataaaaataaaaaataaatagatagataaaaataaaaagtaaatgGAAAAAGTGAAATAGTTGTCACAGTGCCGACCAAGGTCTAGGGTAAGTGTTATTGCgcgagggaaaggaaaaggggagcaAAGCTCCCTACGAAGTGGTGTCTAAATACAGCCGAAGCGGCACTGCTCCTCCCGAGCCCCACACCTTGTTCTCCTCTGAGCCTCGCTTTGATGCCGTGACAATAGTATACAGACAACAAACCCAGAGCCAGTTGCTTTCCCAACCGACCCTCCAGCACAcctcactcctcctcctcctcctcactatcatcctcatcccccggATCAGGCATCACAATCCTGTTCAAATGCGTCACAAACCCAACCATCCCCCCCACTAcatccatcacctccccctccaagcccccctccctcgtccaaaccccatcatccacctTCTTCCAAACAGTATGATTCCTCAACTTGAGCAGCCGCATATCCCTATGCTCGGGATGAAACCCCTTCGGCCTGGTCTTGAGCGCGTTCCCTCTGTTCATCTCGGCGTACGCCTCCATTGCGTCTtgttcctcctcttcccggtttttcttcccctttcccctgcccttcttttccccttGCAGGAGGAAAATCCGCCTAAATGCCGGTTCGGTGAGCGCCCTCCTCCATCGATCAGGCCGCTCATCAACACTAGCCCTCAGCCTCCCCAAAGCGGCCCCGTCAGGATGCCACAGCCCCCCACCCACAAAACTGTTCCCATCAGGTTCCACGTGAACATAATAACACGCATAGGGGCCCTTACGACCTGTCCTGCTGAACGCAGCCGAGAAGTGAGGCTTGTAAGGTGTGGGGTCGTTACTGAAACGAACATCCCGGTAAATTCTAAAGTTGACGTCCTTAAAAGGGAGCTCAGGCACGGTAGGGTCGAGCGAGGTGATCTTTTCGGTCAAGCAGGTGACGTAAGACTCCCAGTCGGCGAGAGCGCGGCGGTACTCCTTGTCGTGGAGCTTGAGCCAGGAGCGCTTGTTGTTGGCTTTGAGGTccgagaggaagaggagggtgttggggtggagggcgTGAGGACGGTAGGGGGTGGTGCCTTCGGggcggagggtggggaggggggtgtatGTCACTTTTGGGGGGGCGTCGGAGTCGGAGTCGGAGTCGGAATCGGAGTCTGATTTTGGTTTGGCTTCCTCTTGGGGGTTGTCTTTGAactcgttgtcgtcgtctgGATCAGATTCAGGTTCGAGCTGCTTCTTGGCTTTCTTTGCTGGACGGCCTCTGCCGCGTCTTTTCGGGGCGGTTGGCTTggctttggcgagggggtCTGGTGATTCGGAGTctgaaggggaggggtcAAAGTATTTGCTGGTTTTGCCTGTGGATGATGACGCTGCGCGCTGGGGCCTTGACGTTGATACTGGCTCTTCCACTGCGGCAGCAGGGGCAGATTTGCGTTTTCGGCCGACCATTCTGAAATGATTTGAGAAGGAACCGAATGAGGGTTGTGAGGGCCAATCGATCTAGGGCTCAATTCCTCTCCAAACAAGAGCTGATCTTTGTGACGGTTGCTCGATGACGTTCGCGATCCAAGGAATATTCCAGACGAGCGGGGATGTCATGGCAGTGCCGTGTTCTGTGTTCTGTGTCGCGAAAGCACGTGCTTCTTCTTTAATTGGATTATGTCGTTTATAACACTTGCCCCTCCTTTACCATCACCGACCAGAGATGTCGAGCAACAAATCTATGTGCTTCATCAAAGTGAAGACACTGGATGCTTCAGGGTAGCACCGCAGCCATGCGAAAGCCACCCTTGAAGCATACATACGTACGCCCCGTCGAGGATCTTTTGTGCGTGGATCTTCCCCAGAAACTACCCCAAACAGCCCCCGGATAGTCCCGCATAAAAagcttttctctttccttctttctttGAACATTTCCTGACAAGCAATTCTCGTCCTGCATCATCGCGCATTACCTACCCCACACTTTCTCTTCTTAAGaacttccccaacccccagccTCCCCCGCGCATCTCCAACTCTGCTTTCTAACCTCACCTAACCCACATCctcacccatccatcccgtTTGACAACCCCATCCCTGCTATcccaccccttttccaaTCACTGTTCGCCTCTCCCATCCTCACAATGACCACCCCCTAGCCCGGCTAACAACCCACGGCTACGTGATAatcccctccttcctacccccctccaccctctccgccctccgcACCGCCTCATCCACtctcatctccctctcctctgccGGCCAATGGCCCCACGTCCGCACCACAGGCAAACAATTCCCCCCCTGGGACCCCTCCCTAGTCCCGCACTCGGCTGGCATCTGGGGCgtccaacacctcctccacccttccctccccctccccccctcccaacgcGAGGCTTTTGTCAAGCTCTACTTCTCCCCCGCGctgctctccctctcccgggaaatcctctccctccctccgccTGACGGCCTGGTGATGGAACTGTTCAACCTGCTGTGTGGGCCCAGCGACGGGAAAGGGTTCGAGCTCTCCTGGCATAGGGACGACATTCCCGCCTCggcgacggaggaggaggaacgggAGAGGGTGTGGAAACCGGGGGAGGTGTACTCTCACACGCAGTGGAATTTGCCGTTGTATGACGACAACAGTTTGGTTTTGATGCCGGGGTCGCATTCGCGGCCGCGGACGGCAGCGGAGCGAGAGGCTGATCCTCATGGGGGTGATTTGGAGGGgcaagtggtggtggagctgaAGGCGGGGGATTTGGTGTTTTACGATAACAACATCCTCCATCGGGGAGTGTATTCGGGGGGTAAGCAACGGGTGACGCTTCACGGGTCGGTTGGGAGGgcggatggggggaggggatgaagaagcgGGCGAGGAATGTGCTGCAGCACGGGGTCGGGAGCTGGGTTGAGCGGGCCGATTTTTCTtgtttggggaagggggaagaaagaaagacggcggaggggatgaggaggaggttggtcgagatggggagggctgctggagaggttggctACTCGCTTGTCGGCTGAAAAGGAGGGATATATCTAGTTTTTTAAGTGCAGCGTATGGATATCGCCCCTAGTTTCTCGAACTATGAGAATGAGCTGCTCGGACGGCTGTTTTTTT contains:
- a CDS encoding hypothetical protein (EggNog:ENOG503NZKK; CAZy:GH55; COG:G), with the protein product MRSSSLLVAVAIAASAVQAFWLGDIPHRGIAPFAQPNYPVFRNVRDYGARGDGITDDTVAINAAINAGNPCNRGCASTTTTPAIVYFPAGTYLISSSILPAYFTHLVGDASAPPTLKATANFQGFGLIDGNPYYTEVLNWKAVNVFFRQVRNFVIDTTAIAPGRAATGMHWPTSQATSLQNIVFNMPSTPDVVHVGLFIEEGSGGMMADLTFNGGATGASMGNQQYTMRNMKFNNCKTAIIQIWNWGWTYHGLSINNCGVGLDLSAGGPSNINVGSVTLFDSTFSNTPVAIKTAWTPSANPPTGGSLVIENIQLNNVAVAVQGPSGTMLGGTSGSTTIPAWALGHLLDRGTNAPRFSGPINPNPRPASLLTSDGRYYVRSKPQYESVPASSFLSVRAFGARGDAAADDTSALQNAINTAVAQNKILLLDHGLYRVTSTIVIPPSAKIVGEAYPVILSSGGYFNDMSNPRPVVQVGTTSGQQGYVELSDFIVATQNAQAGAICIEYNLATNGGQPSGMWDVHVRIGGFTGTQQQIGQCLKKPGNGSVDRNCVVAFMAMHVTKGAKGLYMENVWLWTADHDIDEQLNTQITIYTGRGLLIESTTGPLWLWGTGSEHHVLYQYQLTSTSDIFLGQIQTESPYFAPVPNSLVPFPPVAKYSDPDYRAQCVGIAGNCPAAWGLRVMSSRNVLVYGAGLYSFFDNYSTACSTFDAGQTCQQRITSVEGRAENVAVYNLNTIGTREMVTRDGGMVGGSGWAENRNTFASNVGVYRA
- a CDS encoding hypothetical protein (COG:S; EggNog:ENOG503NW5F) yields the protein MVGRKRKSAPAAAVEEPVSTSRPQRAASSSTGKTSKYFDPSPSDSESPDPLAKAKPTAPKRRGRGRPAKKAKKQLEPESDPDDDNEFKDNPQEEAKPKSDSDSDSDSDSDAPPKVTYTPLPTLRPEGTTPYRPHALHPNTLLFLSDLKANNKRSWLKLHDKEYRRALADWESYVTCLTEKITSLDPTVPELPFKDVNFRIYRDVRFSNDPTPYKPHFSAAFSRTGRKGPYACYYVHVEPDGNSFVGGGLWHPDGAALGRLRASVDERPDRWRRALTEPAFRRIFLLQGEKKGRGKGKKNREEEEQDAMEAYAEMNRGNALKTRPKGFHPEHRDMRLLKLRNHTVWKKVDDGVWTREGGLEGEVMDVVGGMVGFVTHLNRIVMPDPGDEDDSEEEEEE
- a CDS encoding hypothetical protein (EggNog:ENOG503NWCP; COG:E) encodes the protein MSFITLAPPLPSPTRDVEQQIYVLHQTRLTTHGYVIIPSFLPPSTLSALRTASSTLISLSSAGQWPHVRTTGKQFPPWDPSLVPHSAGIWGVQHLLHPSLPLPPSQREAFVKLYFSPALLSLSREILSLPPPDGLVMELFNLLCGPSDGKGFELSWHRDDIPASATEEEERERVWKPGEVYSHTQWNLPLYDDNSLVLMPGSHSRPRTAAEREADPHGGDLEGQVVVELKAGDLVFYDNNILHRGVYSGGKQRVTLHGSVGRADGGRG